In the Streptomyces sp. f51 genome, one interval contains:
- the dusB gene encoding tRNA dihydrouridine synthase DusB: MPTPTSTVDPTLTSSLSIGPHTAQPPVVLAPMAGITNAPFRTLCREFSGGKGLFVSEMITTRALVERNEKTMQLIHFDASEKPRSIQLYGVDPATVGKAVRMIADEGLADHIDLNFGCPVPKVTRKGGGSALPYKRNLLRAILREAVAGAGDLPVTMKMRKGIDDDHITFLDAGRIAVEEGVTAIALHGRTAAQHYGGTADWDAIARLKEHVPEIPVLGNGDIWSADDALRMVRETGCDGVVVGRGCLGRPWLFGDLVAAFEGRPGDYARPTLREVAAVMVRHATLLGEWIGDETRGVIDFRKHVAWYLKGFSVGSEMRKRLAITSSLAELSDGLAELDQDQPWPAGADGPRGRTSGNNRVVLPDGWLKDPYDCAGISEDAELDTSGG, encoded by the coding sequence ATGCCCACGCCCACGTCCACGGTGGACCCCACGCTGACCTCGTCGCTCTCGATCGGCCCCCACACGGCGCAGCCGCCCGTCGTCCTGGCCCCCATGGCCGGGATCACGAACGCGCCGTTCCGCACGCTGTGCCGCGAGTTCAGCGGCGGCAAGGGCCTGTTCGTCAGCGAGATGATCACCACGCGGGCGCTGGTCGAGCGCAACGAGAAGACCATGCAGCTGATCCACTTCGACGCGAGCGAGAAGCCCCGCTCGATCCAGCTGTACGGAGTCGACCCGGCGACCGTCGGCAAGGCCGTCCGCATGATCGCGGACGAGGGCCTGGCCGACCACATCGACCTCAACTTCGGCTGCCCGGTCCCCAAGGTCACCCGCAAGGGCGGCGGCTCCGCCCTCCCGTACAAGCGCAACCTGCTGCGCGCGATCCTGCGCGAGGCCGTCGCCGGCGCCGGGGACCTGCCCGTCACCATGAAGATGCGCAAGGGCATCGACGACGACCACATCACCTTCCTCGACGCGGGACGGATCGCGGTCGAGGAGGGCGTGACGGCCATCGCCCTGCACGGCAGGACCGCGGCCCAGCACTACGGCGGCACCGCCGACTGGGACGCCATCGCCCGGCTGAAGGAGCACGTGCCGGAGATCCCCGTCCTCGGCAACGGCGACATCTGGTCGGCGGACGACGCGCTGCGGATGGTCCGCGAGACCGGGTGCGACGGGGTCGTCGTCGGACGCGGCTGTCTCGGCCGGCCGTGGCTCTTCGGCGACCTGGTGGCCGCCTTCGAGGGCCGCCCCGGCGACTACGCGCGGCCCACCCTGCGTGAGGTCGCGGCCGTCATGGTCCGCCACGCCACGCTCCTCGGGGAGTGGATCGGCGACGAGACGCGCGGTGTCATCGACTTCCGCAAGCACGTCGCCTGGTACCTCAAGGGCTTCTCGGTCGGCTCCGAGATGCGCAAGCGCCTCGCGATCACCTCCTCGCTCGCCGAGCTCTCCGACGGTCTCGCCGAGCTGGACCAGGACCAGCCGTGGCCCGCGGGCGCCGACGGCCCCCGCGGCCGTACGTCGGGCAACAACCGGGTCGTCCTGCCGGACGGCTGGCTGAAGGACCCCTACGACTGCGCGGGCATCTCCGAGGACGCCGAGCTGGACACCTCGGGCGGCTGA
- a CDS encoding LCP family protein — MDTQGGRNIDPADQWVLDPETGDYRLEAGGGDAPAGSAPAAEAQAGGVPGQRRGRTRREGERRAAAEPGRGGRRRGPARSRKAERSTKRKVLMWTAGTLGFVLVAGSAGAYMLYRHFNGNISTVDVGSAGSRNATSKDAVNILVIGTDSRVGLGGKYGDAGSPGHADTTILFHVAKDRSNATAMSIPRDMVTGIPACPTKQKDGSTRTIHGTPEATFGPRFNESLGQAGRDPGCTMRTVTELTGLPVDHFILVNFEAVKTLSTAVGGVPVCLAHAIDDTDRLGQGSHLHLAAGPHTVQGEQALQFVRTRHSLKNGSDLDRIDLQKQFLGSMIRRMKSGNTLTDPGKLFKLANAATKSLTVDTGIGGVGKLTALARDLNRVDPEHITFTTFPVVDNPAEGEHHRTVVVDKIKAPALLAAIKNDVSLTEVEKKPKAADARLRGSKADPSRVRVTVYNGGGPEGAAQTTLRWMQNTKGVAHSTNGGNAPGAEQDRTTLVYGPDQADQARSLAAMMGLPASALHPAKDASGPDTDMTLTLGHDFRGAGMPLTGRAEPPAGVPQSHADKNVCVG, encoded by the coding sequence GTGGACACGCAAGGCGGCAGGAACATCGACCCCGCGGACCAGTGGGTCCTCGATCCGGAGACCGGTGACTACCGGTTGGAGGCAGGGGGCGGTGACGCACCGGCCGGCAGCGCGCCGGCCGCCGAGGCGCAGGCCGGCGGGGTGCCCGGGCAGAGACGGGGGCGCACGCGCCGTGAGGGGGAGCGGCGGGCCGCGGCGGAGCCGGGCCGGGGCGGTCGTCGGCGCGGCCCGGCGAGGTCCCGGAAGGCCGAGCGGTCCACGAAGCGGAAGGTCCTGATGTGGACCGCGGGGACGCTGGGGTTCGTGCTGGTGGCGGGCAGCGCCGGGGCCTACATGCTGTACCGGCACTTCAACGGCAACATCAGCACGGTGGACGTCGGCTCGGCGGGCAGCAGGAACGCGACCAGCAAGGACGCGGTGAACATCCTGGTCATCGGCACCGACAGCCGCGTCGGCCTGGGCGGGAAGTACGGAGACGCCGGGAGCCCGGGCCACGCCGACACCACGATCCTCTTCCACGTGGCGAAGGACCGGTCGAACGCGACCGCTATGAGCATCCCGCGCGACATGGTCACCGGCATCCCGGCCTGCCCGACCAAGCAGAAGGACGGCTCCACCAGGACGATCCACGGGACGCCCGAAGCGACGTTCGGTCCGCGCTTCAACGAGAGCCTTGGTCAGGCGGGCCGCGACCCGGGCTGCACCATGCGGACCGTCACCGAGCTCACCGGCCTGCCGGTCGACCATTTCATCCTGGTCAACTTCGAGGCCGTGAAGACCCTCTCGACGGCTGTCGGAGGCGTCCCGGTCTGCCTCGCCCACGCCATCGACGACACGGACCGCCTGGGCCAGGGCTCCCATCTGCACCTGGCCGCCGGCCCGCACACGGTCCAGGGCGAACAGGCTCTTCAGTTCGTCAGGACCCGTCACTCGCTGAAGAACGGCAGCGACCTCGACCGCATCGACCTACAGAAGCAGTTCCTGGGGTCGATGATCCGCCGGATGAAGTCCGGCAACACCCTCACCGATCCCGGGAAGCTCTTCAAGCTGGCGAACGCGGCCACCAAGTCGCTCACGGTGGACACCGGGATCGGCGGGGTCGGCAAGCTCACCGCCCTCGCCAGGGATCTCAACCGGGTCGATCCCGAGCACATCACGTTCACGACGTTCCCGGTCGTCGACAATCCGGCCGAGGGGGAGCACCACAGGACGGTGGTGGTCGACAAGATCAAGGCGCCCGCGCTCCTCGCGGCGATCAAGAACGACGTCTCGCTGACCGAGGTCGAGAAGAAGCCCAAGGCCGCCGACGCCAGGCTCCGAGGCTCCAAGGCGGACCCGTCGCGGGTGCGGGTCACCGTCTACAACGGCGGCGGCCCCGAGGGCGCCGCGCAGACCACCCTGCGGTGGATGCAGAACACCAAGGGCGTGGCCCACTCCACCAACGGCGGCAACGCCCCCGGGGCGGAGCAGGACCGTACGACCCTGGTCTACGGCCCGGACCAGGCCGACCAGGCCCGCTCCCTCGCCGCGATGATGGGTCTGCCCGCCTCGGCGCTCCACCCCGCGAAGGACGCCTCAGGGCCGGACACCGACATGACGCTCACCCTCGGACACGACTTCCGCGGCGCCGGAATGCCGCTCACCGGCCGGGCCGAGCCCCCGGCCGGCGTCCCGCAGTCGCACGCCGACAAGAACGTGTGCGTCGGCTGA
- a CDS encoding oxidoreductase gives MGGWSAKDIPGQRGRVAVVTGANSGLGLVTARELARHGATVVLACRSEARGREAAELISAEVPGAEVEFGRLDLGDLASVREFADSFPYDRLDLLVNNAGVMALPYVTTADGFETQFGVNHLGHFALTGLLFPLIASTPGARIVTVSSMLHALADLDPDDLGSEKGPYRKWVAYGRSKSANLLFTHELARRLSLTGADVVAAAAHPGYASTNLQTAGPRLEGRRGAERLMEAGNRVLGQSAEAGALPTLYAATAPGVRPDTFVGPSFAMWRGSPATSWRARRTRDDARSGLLWAASERLTGVVYEGLKE, from the coding sequence GTGGGTGGCTGGAGTGCCAAGGACATACCCGGGCAACGGGGGCGCGTCGCCGTCGTCACCGGGGCCAACAGCGGGCTCGGGCTCGTCACGGCGCGGGAACTGGCGCGCCACGGGGCCACGGTGGTGCTCGCCTGTCGCAGCGAGGCGCGCGGCAGGGAGGCGGCCGAGCTGATCTCCGCCGAAGTTCCCGGCGCCGAGGTGGAGTTCGGCCGGCTCGATCTCGGGGACCTCGCGTCCGTACGGGAGTTCGCGGACTCCTTTCCGTACGACCGCCTCGACCTGCTGGTGAACAACGCGGGCGTGATGGCACTGCCGTACGTGACGACGGCGGACGGCTTCGAGACGCAGTTCGGGGTCAATCACCTGGGGCACTTCGCGCTCACCGGGCTGCTGTTCCCGCTGATCGCGTCGACCCCCGGCGCCCGGATCGTCACCGTGTCGAGCATGCTGCACGCCCTGGCCGACCTCGATCCCGACGACCTGGGCAGCGAGAAGGGGCCGTACCGCAAGTGGGTCGCCTACGGCCGGTCCAAGAGCGCCAACCTGCTGTTCACGCACGAGCTGGCGCGGCGGCTGTCCCTCACCGGGGCCGACGTGGTCGCGGCCGCGGCGCACCCCGGGTACGCCTCCACCAACCTCCAGACCGCCGGTCCCCGGCTGGAGGGACGCAGGGGCGCCGAGCGGCTGATGGAGGCCGGCAACCGCGTCCTCGGGCAGAGCGCCGAGGCCGGGGCCCTGCCGACGCTGTACGCGGCCACCGCGCCCGGCGTGCGGCCCGACACCTTCGTCGGACCGTCCTTCGCCATGTGGCGCGGCTCGCCCGCGACGTCCTGGCGGGCCCGCCGCACCCGCGACGACGCCCGCTCCGGGCTGCTCTGGGCCGCCTCGGAGCGGCTGACGGGCGTCGTCTACGAGGGCCTCAAGGAATGA
- the ppdK gene encoding pyruvate, phosphate dikinase — protein sequence MSENKDPHVTGNGVGGAKFVYDFTEGNRDLKDLLGGKGANLAEMTNLGLPVPPGFTITTEACKTYLDSGEEPAALRDEVSAHLDALEATMGKKLGQADDPLLVSVRSGAKFSMPGMMDTVLNIGLSDKSVQGLAKQAGDDRFAWDSYRRLIQMFGKTVLGVDGELFEEALDAAKTLKNVTVDTDLEAADLKKLVTKFKKIVKTEAGRDFPQDAREQMDLAIHAVFDSWNTDRAKLYRRQERIPGDLGTAVNVCSMVFGNLGPDSGTGVAFTRDPASGHQGVYGDYLQNAQGEDVVAGIRNTVPLAELESIDKKSYDQLMQIMETLENHYKDLCDIEFTIERGQLWMLQTRVGKRTAGAAFRIATQLVDQGLIDEAEALQRVTGAQLAQLMFPRFDEDAKVEQVGRGIAASPGAAVGKAVFDSYTAVKWSRSGEKVILVRRETNPDDLDGMIAAEGILTSRGGKTSHAAVVARGMGKTCVCGAEELEVDTKRRRMTVPGGHVVEEGDLISIDGSSGKVYLGEVPVVPSPVVEYFEGRMHAGADDADELVEAVHRIMAFADRKRSLRVRANADNAEDALRARRFGAQGIGLCRTEHMFLGDRRELVERLILADTDAEREESLKALLPLQKKDFVELFSAMDGLPVTVRLLDPPLHEFLPDITELSVRVALAESRKDANENDLRLLQAVHRLHEANPMLGLRGVRLGLVIPGLFTMQVRAIAEAAAERRNAKGDPRAEIMIPLVGTVQELEIVREEADQVIAEVEAATGVQLKLAIGTMIELPRAALTAGQIAEAAEFFSFGTNDLTQTVWGFSRDDVEASFFTAYLEKGIFGVSPFETIDKDGVGSLVKSAVKAGRETRPDLKLGVCGEHGGDPESVHFFHEVGLDYVSCSPFRIPVARLEAGRAASTSQGSDHR from the coding sequence GTGTCGGAAAACAAAGATCCCCACGTAACCGGAAACGGCGTTGGCGGAGCGAAGTTCGTTTATGACTTCACCGAGGGAAACAGGGACCTCAAGGACCTGCTCGGCGGCAAGGGTGCCAACCTCGCCGAAATGACCAACCTGGGCCTCCCCGTCCCGCCCGGCTTCACCATCACCACCGAGGCGTGCAAGACCTACCTCGACAGTGGCGAGGAGCCCGCGGCACTGCGTGACGAGGTGAGTGCGCACCTCGACGCCCTTGAGGCCACGATGGGCAAGAAGCTCGGCCAGGCCGACGACCCGCTGCTCGTCTCCGTCCGTTCCGGTGCGAAGTTCTCCATGCCCGGCATGATGGACACCGTCCTGAACATCGGGCTCTCCGACAAGTCCGTGCAGGGCCTCGCCAAGCAGGCCGGCGACGACCGCTTCGCGTGGGACTCGTACCGCCGCCTGATCCAGATGTTCGGCAAGACGGTCCTCGGCGTCGACGGCGAGCTCTTCGAGGAGGCCCTGGACGCCGCGAAGACCCTCAAGAACGTCACGGTCGACACGGACCTGGAGGCGGCCGACCTCAAGAAGCTCGTCACCAAGTTCAAGAAGATCGTCAAGACCGAGGCCGGGCGGGACTTCCCGCAGGACGCGCGCGAGCAGATGGACCTCGCCATCCACGCGGTCTTCGACTCCTGGAACACCGACCGCGCCAAGCTCTACCGCCGCCAGGAGCGCATCCCCGGCGACCTCGGCACGGCCGTCAACGTCTGCTCGATGGTCTTCGGCAACCTCGGCCCCGACTCCGGCACCGGCGTCGCCTTCACCCGCGACCCCGCCTCCGGCCACCAGGGCGTCTACGGCGACTACCTCCAGAACGCCCAGGGCGAGGACGTCGTCGCGGGCATCCGCAACACGGTCCCGCTCGCCGAGCTGGAGTCGATCGACAAGAAGTCGTACGACCAGCTCATGCAGATCATGGAGACCCTGGAGAACCACTACAAGGATCTCTGCGACATCGAGTTCACCATCGAGCGCGGCCAGCTCTGGATGCTCCAGACGCGTGTCGGCAAGCGCACGGCGGGAGCGGCCTTCCGCATCGCCACCCAGCTCGTCGACCAGGGCCTGATCGACGAGGCCGAGGCCCTCCAGCGGGTGACGGGCGCCCAGCTCGCGCAGCTGATGTTCCCGCGCTTCGACGAGGACGCCAAGGTCGAGCAGGTCGGCCGGGGCATCGCCGCCTCGCCGGGTGCCGCGGTCGGCAAGGCGGTCTTCGACTCGTACACCGCCGTGAAGTGGTCCCGCTCAGGCGAGAAGGTCATCCTCGTCCGCCGGGAGACCAACCCCGACGACCTGGACGGCATGATCGCGGCCGAGGGCATCCTCACCTCCCGCGGCGGCAAGACCTCCCACGCGGCCGTGGTCGCGCGCGGCATGGGCAAGACCTGTGTCTGCGGCGCCGAGGAGCTGGAGGTCGACACCAAGCGCCGCCGGATGACCGTGCCCGGCGGGCACGTCGTCGAGGAGGGCGACCTCATCTCGATCGACGGCTCCAGCGGCAAGGTGTACCTCGGTGAGGTCCCCGTCGTCCCGTCGCCGGTCGTCGAGTACTTCGAGGGCCGGATGCACGCGGGCGCCGACGACGCCGACGAACTGGTCGAGGCCGTCCACCGGATCATGGCCTTCGCCGACCGCAAGCGCAGCCTGCGCGTACGCGCCAACGCCGACAACGCCGAGGACGCGCTGCGCGCCCGCCGCTTCGGCGCCCAGGGCATCGGTCTGTGCCGCACCGAGCACATGTTCCTCGGCGACCGCCGCGAGCTGGTCGAGCGTCTGATCCTCGCGGACACCGACGCCGAGCGCGAGGAGTCGCTGAAGGCGCTCCTGCCGCTCCAGAAGAAGGACTTCGTCGAGCTGTTCTCGGCGATGGACGGCCTGCCGGTCACGGTCCGTCTCCTGGACCCGCCGCTGCACGAGTTCCTGCCGGACATCACCGAGCTGTCGGTGCGTGTCGCGCTCGCCGAGTCCCGCAAGGACGCCAACGAGAACGACCTGCGCCTGCTCCAGGCGGTGCACCGCCTGCACGAGGCGAACCCGATGCTGGGCCTGCGCGGTGTGCGCCTCGGCCTCGTCATCCCCGGCCTGTTCACCATGCAGGTACGGGCCATCGCCGAGGCGGCCGCCGAGCGCAGGAACGCCAAGGGCGACCCGCGCGCGGAGATCATGATCCCGCTCGTCGGCACGGTCCAGGAGCTGGAGATCGTCCGCGAGGAGGCCGACCAGGTCATCGCGGAGGTCGAGGCGGCCACCGGGGTGCAGCTCAAGCTGGCGATCGGCACGATGATCGAGCTGCCGCGCGCCGCGCTGACGGCCGGGCAGATCGCCGAGGCGGCGGAGTTCTTCTCCTTCGGCACGAACGACCTGACCCAGACGGTGTGGGGCTTCAGCCGCGACGACGTGGAGGCCTCCTTCTTCACGGCGTACCTGGAGAAGGGCATCTTCGGCGTCAGCCCGTTTGAGACGATCGACAAGGACGGCGTCGGCTCGCTGGTGAAGTCCGCGGTCAAGGCCGGCCGCGAGACCCGCCCCGACCTGAAGCTCGGCGTCTGCGGCGAGCACGGCGGCGACCCCGAGTCGGTCCACTTCTTCCACGAGGTCGGACTCGACTACGTCTCCTGCTCCCCGTTCCGCATCCCGGTCGCCCGCCTGGAAGCGGGCCGCGCGGCCTCCACCTCGCAGGGCAGCGACCACCGCTAG
- a CDS encoding ROK family protein, whose product MTERAGRTVKTGNQASAGDLLELVRSGRATTRGALQRATGLSRATVGQRLDRLFRAGWLREGAGGPVDSPLGGRPSITLEFDDEHAVVLAADLDTRHGRAAVLTLTGEILAEHAGPLVIDDGPEAVLAELGRWFAELVAKSGRGADAVCGIGLAVPGPVDSETGRVVQPPIMPGWDGYDIRGRLGRAFAEHTGTGPARVPVLVDNDANLMAYGEQRAGYPDCSAFALVKVSTGIGAGMVVGGTVYRGIDGGAGDIGHIRVGADALCRCGSYGCLAAVASGGAVARRLAESGVRAASGSDVRELLAAGHPEATALAREAGRQVGDVLATVVTLLNPGVLMIAGDLAGTPFLTGVRELLYQRALPRSTAHLDVVTSRLGERAGLVGAGALVVEYLYAPERAEERLAALGV is encoded by the coding sequence ATGACGGAAAGGGCGGGGAGGACCGTGAAGACCGGGAACCAGGCAAGCGCCGGAGATCTGCTCGAACTGGTGCGCAGCGGCCGGGCCACCACGCGCGGGGCGCTCCAGCGGGCCACCGGTCTGTCGCGGGCCACGGTCGGCCAGCGCCTCGACCGGCTGTTCCGCGCGGGCTGGCTCCGCGAGGGGGCGGGCGGCCCCGTCGACTCGCCGCTCGGCGGACGCCCCTCCATCACCCTGGAGTTCGACGACGAGCACGCCGTCGTCCTCGCCGCCGACCTCGACACCCGGCACGGCAGGGCCGCCGTCCTCACCCTGACCGGCGAGATCCTGGCCGAGCACGCGGGGCCCCTGGTGATCGACGACGGCCCCGAGGCGGTCCTGGCCGAACTCGGACGCTGGTTCGCCGAGCTGGTCGCCAAGTCCGGCCGGGGCGCGGACGCCGTCTGCGGCATCGGACTCGCGGTGCCGGGCCCGGTCGACAGCGAGACCGGGCGGGTGGTCCAGCCGCCGATCATGCCGGGCTGGGACGGCTACGACATACGGGGCCGGCTGGGCCGCGCCTTCGCCGAGCACACGGGCACCGGCCCCGCCCGCGTCCCCGTGCTCGTGGACAACGACGCCAACCTCATGGCGTACGGGGAGCAGCGCGCCGGCTATCCCGACTGCTCGGCCTTCGCGCTGGTCAAGGTCTCCACCGGCATCGGGGCGGGCATGGTCGTCGGCGGCACCGTCTACCGCGGGATCGACGGCGGCGCCGGGGACATCGGGCACATCCGGGTGGGCGCCGACGCGCTGTGCCGGTGCGGCTCGTACGGCTGTCTGGCCGCCGTCGCCAGTGGCGGCGCGGTGGCGCGCCGGCTCGCGGAGTCCGGGGTGCGGGCCGCGTCCGGCTCGGACGTGCGCGAGCTGCTGGCGGCCGGGCACCCCGAGGCGACGGCCCTCGCGCGGGAGGCGGGCCGGCAGGTCGGGGACGTCCTGGCGACCGTGGTGACCCTGCTCAACCCGGGCGTGCTGATGATCGCCGGGGATCTGGCCGGAACCCCCTTCCTCACCGGCGTCCGGGAGCTGCTGTACCAGCGGGCGCTGCCCCGCTCCACCGCTCATCTGGACGTGGTGACCTCCCGGCTCGGCGAGCGGGCCGGACTCGTGGGCGCGGGGGCGCTGGTCGTGGAGTACCTGTACGCGCCGGAGCGGGCCGAGGAGCGGCTGGCCGCGCTGGGGGTGTGA
- a CDS encoding glycogen debranching N-terminal domain-containing protein — MTDRHHLLVHGGTFAAVGDGGDISGVRGSGSPDGLFVRDARHLSRWQLTVDGAVPEALTPVADGDTARCVLVPRGGRNEPPAYTLFREQAVSEGAFVEALRVTSNRPTATTVRIAVTADADFTDQFELRSDHRTYAKTGVVRQRQVLDDGVEFSYRRGEWRSRTTVTAEPAPDGVEETGTGARRLVWTLGLEPHGSAELALRVAARPHGSPHEPRVPASPAAAGERLLALEDEFAQGVPFPTGWPELAAACARGLSDLAVLQVPATGLDGEELRVPAAGVPWFLTLLGRDALLTSLFALPYRPGLAAATLPALAATQAVEVGTGAVAQPGKIVHEVRHGELAHFGQVPYGRYYGSVDATPLFLVLLGAYTEQTGDVALARRLEPNARAAVGWMLDHGGLTSRGYLVYRADGGGLANQNWKDSPGAICSADGSRPSGPVMAAGAQGYAYDALRRTAHLARTVWDDEVYAALLEQAAADLRDRFQRDFWMREHAFPALALDGDGRHVDALASDAGHLLWSGLLDKEYGELVGRRLLEPDFFSGWGVRTLASGQAAYHPLSYHRGSVWPHDNALITLGLARYGLHDEARTVAHALVDAATATGHRLPEVIAGYGRDTHAQPVPYPHACVRESRSAAAPLALLAAVGGA, encoded by the coding sequence ATGACGGACCGGCATCATCTGCTCGTGCACGGTGGGACGTTCGCCGCCGTGGGTGACGGCGGTGACATCAGTGGAGTGCGGGGCAGCGGCTCTCCCGACGGGTTGTTCGTGCGCGACGCCCGCCACCTCAGCCGCTGGCAGCTGACGGTGGACGGGGCGGTGCCCGAGGCGCTCACACCGGTCGCGGACGGCGACACGGCACGCTGCGTGCTGGTGCCGCGCGGCGGCCGCAACGAACCGCCCGCCTACACGCTCTTCCGTGAACAGGCCGTCTCCGAGGGCGCGTTCGTGGAGGCGCTGCGCGTCACCAGCAACCGTCCGACGGCCACCACGGTCCGGATCGCGGTCACCGCGGACGCCGACTTCACGGACCAGTTCGAACTGCGCTCCGACCACCGCACGTACGCCAAGACCGGCGTCGTACGCCAGCGTCAGGTCCTCGACGACGGCGTGGAGTTCAGCTACCGGCGCGGGGAGTGGCGGTCCCGTACGACGGTCACGGCCGAACCCGCGCCGGACGGCGTGGAGGAGACGGGCACGGGCGCCCGCCGGCTCGTGTGGACCCTCGGCCTCGAACCGCACGGCTCGGCGGAGCTGGCGCTGCGCGTCGCGGCCCGTCCCCACGGCTCCCCGCACGAACCGCGCGTCCCCGCCTCCCCCGCCGCGGCCGGCGAGCGACTCCTCGCCCTGGAGGACGAGTTCGCGCAGGGGGTGCCGTTCCCGACCGGCTGGCCCGAACTCGCCGCGGCCTGCGCGCGCGGCCTGTCCGACCTGGCCGTCCTCCAGGTGCCGGCGACGGGCCTGGACGGCGAGGAGCTGCGGGTGCCCGCGGCCGGAGTCCCCTGGTTCCTCACCCTGCTGGGCCGCGACGCACTGCTCACCTCGCTCTTCGCGCTGCCCTACCGGCCCGGCCTCGCCGCCGCCACCCTGCCCGCGCTGGCCGCCACCCAGGCGGTCGAGGTGGGCACGGGCGCGGTCGCCCAGCCCGGCAAGATCGTGCACGAGGTGCGGCACGGCGAACTGGCGCACTTCGGGCAGGTTCCGTACGGGCGCTACTACGGCTCGGTGGACGCCACCCCGCTGTTCCTGGTGCTGCTCGGCGCCTACACCGAGCAGACCGGCGACGTGGCGCTGGCCCGCCGGCTCGAACCCAACGCCCGCGCGGCGGTGGGCTGGATGCTGGACCACGGCGGGCTGACCTCACGCGGCTACCTCGTCTACCGCGCGGACGGCGGCGGCCTGGCGAACCAGAACTGGAAGGACTCCCCGGGCGCCATCTGCTCGGCGGACGGCAGCCGCCCCAGCGGTCCGGTGATGGCCGCGGGCGCGCAGGGGTACGCGTACGACGCGCTGCGCCGCACCGCCCACCTGGCCCGTACGGTCTGGGACGACGAGGTCTACGCGGCGCTCCTGGAACAGGCCGCCGCCGATCTGCGGGACCGTTTCCAGCGGGACTTCTGGATGAGAGAGCACGCCTTCCCGGCGCTGGCGCTCGACGGCGACGGCCGCCATGTCGACGCGCTCGCCTCGGACGCGGGTCATCTGCTGTGGTCGGGCCTGCTGGACAAGGAGTACGGCGAGCTGGTCGGCCGCCGGCTCCTCGAGCCGGACTTCTTCTCCGGCTGGGGCGTGCGCACGCTCGCCTCGGGCCAGGCCGCGTACCACCCGCTGTCGTACCACCGCGGTTCCGTCTGGCCCCACGACAACGCCCTGATCACCCTGGGTCTCGCGCGGTACGGACTGCACGACGAGGCCCGTACGGTGGCGCACGCGCTGGTGGACGCGGCCACCGCCACCGGCCACCGCCTCCCCGAGGTCATCGCGGGCTACGGCCGCGACACCCACGCCCAGCCGGTGCCCTACCCGCACGCCTGTGTACGGGAGTCCCGTTCGGCGGCGGCACCGCTGGCGCTCCTCGCGGCGGTGGGCGGGGCCTAG